A single genomic interval of Malania oleifera isolate guangnan ecotype guangnan chromosome 11, ASM2987363v1, whole genome shotgun sequence harbors:
- the LOC131167286 gene encoding high mobility group B protein 1 isoform X2 yields the protein MKASKGKGAVKKDSKEALKVVEDRKVGKRKAVAKPDKSSKRKAKKDKSTKKDPNKPKRPPSAFFVFLEEFRKTFKKENPNVKAVSAVGKAGGEKWKSLSDAEKAPYEAKAAKRKAEYEKLMNAYNKKQESSADDGDDESEHSKSEVNDEEDEESGEEEEDDDEDDEDDD from the exons ATGAAGGCTTCAAAGGGTAAGGGGGCGGTGAAGAAGGACTCAAAGGAAGCATTGAAGGTCGTTGAAGATAG AAAAGTTGGGAAGCGAAAGGCTGTTGCCAAGCCAGATAAGAGTAGCAAAAGAAAGGCTAAAAAGGATAAATCAACCAAGAAAGATCCTAACAAACCAAAGAGGCCTCCCAGTGCTTTCTTTGTGTTCCT TGAGGAGTTTAGGAAGACCTTTAAAAAGGAAAACCCTAATGTGAAGGCTGTCTCAGCT GTTGGGAAAGCTGGGGGAGAGAAGTGGAAATCTCTGTCTGATGCT GAAAAAGCGCCATACGAGGCCAAAGCAGCTAAAAGGAAGGCTGAATATGAAAAGCTTATGAATGCATACAACAAGAAACAG GAAAGCTCAGcggatgatggtgatgatgaatCTGAACATTCAAAATCTGAAGTTAATGATGAAGAGGATGAGGAAAGCGGGGAG GAGGAAGAGGACGACGACGaagatgatgaggatgatgaCTGA
- the LOC131167286 gene encoding high mobility group B protein 1 isoform X1 — MKASKGKGAVKKDSKEALKVVEDRKVGKRKAVAKPDKSSKRKAKKDKSTKKDPNKPKRPPSAFFVFLEEFRKTFKKENPNVKAVSAVGKAGGEKWKSLSDAEKAPYEAKAAKRKAEYEKLMNAYNKKQESSADDGDDESEHSKSEVNDEEDEESGEVLLFLALLVSTYWYCLCMDFEHAIYTIFKNIILNFITF; from the exons ATGAAGGCTTCAAAGGGTAAGGGGGCGGTGAAGAAGGACTCAAAGGAAGCATTGAAGGTCGTTGAAGATAG AAAAGTTGGGAAGCGAAAGGCTGTTGCCAAGCCAGATAAGAGTAGCAAAAGAAAGGCTAAAAAGGATAAATCAACCAAGAAAGATCCTAACAAACCAAAGAGGCCTCCCAGTGCTTTCTTTGTGTTCCT TGAGGAGTTTAGGAAGACCTTTAAAAAGGAAAACCCTAATGTGAAGGCTGTCTCAGCT GTTGGGAAAGCTGGGGGAGAGAAGTGGAAATCTCTGTCTGATGCT GAAAAAGCGCCATACGAGGCCAAAGCAGCTAAAAGGAAGGCTGAATATGAAAAGCTTATGAATGCATACAACAAGAAACAG GAAAGCTCAGcggatgatggtgatgatgaatCTGAACATTCAAAATCTGAAGTTAATGATGAAGAGGATGAGGAAAGCGGGGAGGTATTGCTATTTTTGGCTTTACTAGTTAGTACTTACTGGTATTGCTTGTGTATGGATTTTGAGCATGCTATTTACACAATTTTCaagaatattattttaaattttatcacTTTTTAG